The DNA region ATTAGACACTAAAATTCTATTTACAGACGGAAGCTCAAGCATAAGCAAATCTACCATAGATATTGTCTTGTCTGCTACCGATTTAAATAGACAACAAAACATGGCTATCACTACGTTTAATTCTACAATTACACCAGACTTAACTGCTTACGGTGAAGCAGCTAATTTTGGAACTGGAGAATACGACATTTACCTTAGTAGTGATAATATTTTAGACAAGCCTATCATTGTCTGTGATGGTTTTGACCCTAGTGACTCTAGAGACATTCCTGCAATATACAGTCTATTAGATTTTACGTACGATAATGGTACGTTTTCTAACCTTGGTGACGAGATGAGAACCGAAGGATTTGATATTGTCGTTTTAAATTTCCCTGTGTATACAAGAGCATCTGATGGTGTAACTATTGATGGTGGCGTAGATTTTATTGAAAGAAACGCAATGTTACTTGTGGAATTAATTAACATTATAAACGCTCAAAAAGTAGGTATCGAAGAAAATGTAATAATAGGTCCAAGTATGGGCGGATTAATCTCTAGATTTGCTTTAAACTATATGGAGAACCAAAACATGCCACACGATACTAGGTTATGGATTAGCTTTGATTCACCTCAACAAGGTGCTAATGTTCCTATTGGGTTTCAAAGTTTATTTAACAGGCTTGCTTATGGATTAGATGTTGGAGGACTTGGTGGTGACCAAAGTATAGTATCTATTCAACCTATAATAGACGGAATGCTAAAATCTCCTGCTGCTAGACAAATGCTACTTGATCAATTTGAAGCTCATTTAGCTGCTGGTAGTGATGTAGATTTTGACCCAACAATACTTTTACCAACGCCACATCCATTTCATTCTGTTTTTTACAATAGTTTGAATAGTTTAACAACTTCTGGTTACCCAGAAAGCGTTAGAAAAGTAAGCATTATAAACGGAAGCGGAATAAACGCAAGATATCCAGATAAAACTGGTGCAGATATTTTACCTGACCGCGAAATTTTAAACACCTTTATCCCTGATGTTGCAACAGGAACAGATGCCACTTTTAAAGTTAGATTAACACCTTACAACAGTACAACTAACGAAGTAAGCTACATATTTTTAGATCTACCATGGTATTGCTTTTGCGGTGACTTTACAAATACTGCAGATAGCCAAGCATTTAATTATACAGACGGTATAGATGCTGCTTCCGGTGGATTATTTGATCTTGGTGGATTATCTGGAAGTTTAGGTGACGATCCAACTATTAATGCATTTTTTAACGCATTACAAATAGACTATTTTAACTTTATACCAACAGTTAGTGCTATGGCACTACAAATAACTAACAATGAAGTTAATTGGTACCATACACCTACTAATTTAGTAACAGGTAGATTAGCCGTAAACAACATAACACCTTTTGACAACTGGTACATGCCAGATTCTAACGAGCCTCATGTAACACTTACAGAACCAAATGTTGCATTTGCTAAAAATGAAATTAACCCAACTTCTTTAAGCACTAATTTGTTTGAAGAAAACAAGTTAACTCTAGTAAAAAACCCAATAAAGAATACTATAATACTTAACAGTAATAAAGACATTAAAAATGCTAAAATTACTGTAACAGATATTACTGGTAAGATCTTATTATCTACAACCAAAAATATTAGTCAAAACACAAATATTCCAGTAAACTTTGCAAGTGGTGTTTACCTTTTAAGTGTTACAGAAAACACTAATGCACTAGGTCAATTTAAAATAGTAGTTAAATAATTTGACTACCATTAGTGTATTTTAATTTTAAATATCACATTTAATTTAGCGTCATTTCGAGTAGATTTTAATCAATATTAGATCATATGTTCTACTCGGAATGACTAATTTTACCTAAGTAACCAACAGTGTTTTAGCTACTATTTTTTAAGTTCTAATTTTTCAGCAAAGTAATCACAAAAATCTTTCATTGTAGCAGACATTTTTTCGTCT from Mesoflavibacter profundi includes:
- a CDS encoding T9SS type A sorting domain-containing protein — encoded protein: MKYRYFFLLIFCFSLNVNAQNKLKNIDKSNLETSILVPISTLHNINKYQQNTNSSHSFLQTYNLIKAGDFNNRFPAINEKELRYATENQVVPIGILNVDFENIKPEAFSDGRIALDANQNIINTTGNNSVFNKNTISIAAPLFLKHKGLKTKFILNDQNIYNTTNKQIASVSINFGNGFINLPFNQAITIEFETAGSKTLDTKILFTDGSSSISKSTIDIVLSATDLNRQQNMAITTFNSTITPDLTAYGEAANFGTGEYDIYLSSDNILDKPIIVCDGFDPSDSRDIPAIYSLLDFTYDNGTFSNLGDEMRTEGFDIVVLNFPVYTRASDGVTIDGGVDFIERNAMLLVELINIINAQKVGIEENVIIGPSMGGLISRFALNYMENQNMPHDTRLWISFDSPQQGANVPIGFQSLFNRLAYGLDVGGLGGDQSIVSIQPIIDGMLKSPAARQMLLDQFEAHLAAGSDVDFDPTILLPTPHPFHSVFYNSLNSLTTSGYPESVRKVSIINGSGINARYPDKTGADILPDREILNTFIPDVATGTDATFKVRLTPYNSTTNEVSYIFLDLPWYCFCGDFTNTADSQAFNYTDGIDAASGGLFDLGGLSGSLGDDPTINAFFNALQIDYFNFIPTVSAMALQITNNEVNWYHTPTNLVTGRLAVNNITPFDNWYMPDSNEPHVTLTEPNVAFAKNEINPTSLSTNLFEENKLTLVKNPIKNTIILNSNKDIKNAKITVTDITGKILLSTTKNISQNTNIPVNFASGVYLLSVTENTNALGQFKIVVK